The following DNA comes from Pirellulales bacterium.
CGGGCGTGTTGTGCTCCAGCAGCTTGTCGTGGTGCGTGATGATCAGGATGCCCATCTCGGCCCCGCCGATCTCGGCGATGCTCTGGCTCGCCAGTCGCACGGCGTCGACGTCCAGGCCGCTGTCGGTCTCGTCGAGAACGGCGAACTTCGGCCGGAGCATCGCCATTTGCAGGATTTCGGCCCGCTTCATCTCGCCGCCCGAAAAACCCTCATTGACATAACGACGTGCAAATTCGGGGTCCATGCGGAGCTGTTCCATCTTGGATTTCAACTCCTTGCGGAACTCGCGCATGGGAATCAACTCTTCGCCTTCCTTTCGTTCGGGCTTGCGGACGTTCGTCGTGGCATGCCGGAGGAAGTCGGCCATCTTGACGCCGGGAATCGCCATCGGCCGCTGGAAGGCCATGAACACGCCTGCCCGCGACCGTTCGTTCGGCTCCATGGCGAGCACGTCTTGATCATTGAGCATGATCGAGCCGCCGGTCACCTCGTAACCGGGATGGCCCATGATGGCGAAGCCCAGCGTGGTCTTGCCGGAGCCGTTCGGCCCCATCAAGGCGTGCGTTTCGCCGCGGCGAATCGTCAGATTCACGCCGCGCAAGATCGGCTTGCCTTCGACGGAGACGTGCAGGTCGGTGATTTTGAGTGTATCGGTCACTGCTTATTACCCCGTAATTTTCTGATGATCGAACAGCGG
Coding sequences within:
- the sufC gene encoding Fe-S cluster assembly ATPase SufC, whose amino-acid sequence is MTDTLKITDLHVSVEGKPILRGVNLTIRRGETHALMGPNGSGKTTLGFAIMGHPGYEVTGGSIMLNDQDVLAMEPNERSRAGVFMAFQRPMAIPGVKMADFLRHATTNVRKPERKEGEELIPMREFRKELKSKMEQLRMDPEFARRYVNEGFSGGEMKRAEILQMAMLRPKFAVLDETDSGLDVDAVRLASQSIAEIGGAEMGILIITHHDKLLEHNTPDYTHVMLGGRIVETGGPGHERSGPELAAELHQQGYDRIRAAHPEAAADEADMTKLTEAVA